TGATTGGAGACCGCCGTCACCGCCAGGTGGGGATAACCGGCACGGTGGAGCACCGGGGCCACGGCGAGATTGAGCGCCGTGCCCCAGGGAGGCAGCACGAAGTGCACCTCATCCTGATTGATCAACCGCTCGACCGCCCTGACCGCCTCCTCCGAGCTGCTGCGATCGTCGTAAGCGACCACTTCGATGGGCACCTGACGATCACCAATCCGGATACCGCCGGCCTCGTTGACCTCATGTACCCAGAGCTTGTAATTGGGCGTGATGGTGGTACCGGCGCCCCCGGCGTATGGGCCGGTATCCGAGACGGCGTAACCGATGCGTATCGTCTCTGGCACCTCACCGGCCCACAGCGGGGATGCGGCGAGGGAAACAGCGACGCAGAGGCCGAGCGCCGCGCGTGTGAAGTGACGTGGTAGGGTCATGACGAACTCCAGTTCTCGTTATCTTTTTTATGCATGACAGCGCCTGAGCACACACGGGGAAAGGCATTGTGCAGTGACGACCCGACAGGCCATGTTCGCTAGGCGTACAATTATGCGCGATACGAATCTAGCCTAGAGTTCTCCAGACGGACGAACAATCATCCCAAAGCCTAAAGCCTCAATACGTGTAGAAATTTATCTTGGAAATCAAAAATATATAAAAATCCATCGTTATCGAATATTCAAATGACCTTTATTTACTTGATCTATCAATATGAAAGGCTCCCTTGGATCGCGTCTTCATGTGCCCTATGCATGCAAGCGTTGAAGCTTACCTAGGCCGGTAGGCTTTTTTTGTGGGTCGTAAAGCGGTCTACTCTATAGTCAAACGCGCGTTCTAGGATTTCCGACGGAGAACAACGATGCACAAGCACGTCGAGTGGGACGATCCCGGCCGCGACAGCGTGAGCGCCCATTTCGCCCATCATCCCCATCAGCATGCCGAACCCGGCCCCGGCGACATTCTGTCGGCCCGCTTCAAGGGCAAGGTGGTGCGCATCAAGGTGGCGGCGCACGTGGATGGCACCAGCATCGGCGATGTCGTGGCCATGATCGACCCCGACGACGGTGCTCGCATCAAATCGCATGACAAGCTTGCGCTGGGCGATACCGTGCGTCTGCCCAATGAGTCCCGCGCCTTCGAGCCGCGCGGCAAGAGCGAGGAATCCGACGATAATGACGACGATAGGTGATACCACGCCTTAACGTCGGCGCTAGGCGCGAGTAAACTCGCGTACGGTTTTCGCAAGGCCCACAAGGCCGACACAATATCTTCAGGACACAATATGAGTACGCATAACGTCTGGACGCACAAGGGTACCTTCCTGCTGGCGGCGGTTGGCTCGGCAGTGGGCCTTGGCAACCTGTGGCGCTTCCCCTACCTGACCGGGGAGAACGGCGGGGGCGCCTTCATTCTGATCTACGCGCTGACCATCTTCGCCGTGGGTATCCCTATCCTCATCGCCGAAACCATGCTCGGCCGCACCAGCCGACAGAGCCCGATCATGGGCATGCGCCATCTGATCAAGACACACAATACCTCGCGGGCCTGGGAGTCGATCGGCTGGCTGGGCGCCGCCTCGGCATTCCTGATCCTGAGCTTCTATTCGGTGATCGCCGGCTGGGCCGTGCACTACACCGGGCTGATGTTCACCGGCTCGCTGAGTGGTGCCGACGCCGCCACCATCGGCGCCAGCTTCGATGACCTGCTCGCCTCGCCGTGGCTGCTGGTGCTCTACCACACGCTGTTCATCATCGCCTCGGCCCTGATCGTCGGCATGGGCATCCACAAGGGCATCGAGGGCGGCCTGCGCATCATGATGCCAGCACTGTTCGTGATTCTGCTGGTGGTGCTGATCTATGGCGTGATCAATGGCGATATCGGTGCGGCGGCAGCGTTCCTGTTCACCTTCAATTTTGAGGATTTGAGCCTCGAAGGCTGGTTGCAGGCGATGGGGCAGTCGTTCTTCACCTTGAGTCTCGGCATGGGCGCGATCATGGCCTATGGCGCCTACATGTCCAGCGAGGTATCGCTGACCCGCACCGCCATCGCAGTGGCCTTCGTCGACACCGCAGTGGCGATGGTCGCCGGTCTGGCGATCTTCGCGCTGGTGTTCGGCGCCGACCTGAGCCCCGGCCAGGGCCCAGGCCTGATGTTCGTCTCGCTGCCACTGGCATTCGCAGAGATGCCTTTCGGCGGCCTGGTTGGCGGCGTGTTCTTCATTCTGGTGCTGGGGGCGGCGATCAGCTCGTCGATCTCGCTGATCGAGCCGGTCGCGGCCTTCCTGGTCGAGCGCTTCGACATGACCCGCCCCAAGGCAGTCGGCCTGATGGTCGCCGCCAGCTGGATGATGGGGCTGTTGACCGTGGTCAGCTTCAACGTGTGGGCCGAAGGCACGATCTTCCATACCCTGTTCGGGCGTAGCGCCTTCGACTTCATCGAGCTGCTGACCAACATCTTCATGCCGCTGGGTGGCCTGTTGATCGCGCTGTTCGCTGGCTGGGCACTGACCCAGAGCGAAGTGATGAAGGAGCTGCGCACCTCGGAGGCGTGGTTCAAGACTTGGCGCTTCTTGGTACGCTTCATTGCACCGGCGGCAGTCTCCTTCGTGTTCCTGCGCACCATCCCGCAGGTCGATGGCTACCTGATCCCCGCCCTGGGGGCAGCCGTGATCGTCGGTGCCTTCGCCGCGGGACGCACCTTCATTGTCAACAGCAGCAATAATTGATCCGCCTGCCCGGCCGCCACACGTCGGCCGGGCCAGCGACGATAATAAAAACTGTATGCGGGTTACTCCATGTCAGCGATTATCGATGTCAGTCACGTACACAAGTCATTCGGTGGCCTGAAGGTCATCAACGACTGCTCCATCAGTGTGGAAAAAGGCTCGATCACCGGGCTGATCGGCCCCAACGGTGCCGGCAAGTCCACGCTGTTCAACATCATCGCCGGCGCCTTGCCGCTCGACAGCGGTCATGTCACCCTCGACGGCGAAGACATTACCAACCTTCCCGCCAACCGGCTCTTCCATAAGGGGCTGCTGCGCACCTTCCAGATCGCGCATGAATTCTCGCAGATGACGGCGCTGGAGAACCTGATGATGGTGCCACCGCATCAGGAGGGCGAGCACCTCTTCTCCACCTGGTTCAAGCCGGCGCGCGTGCGCGAGCAGGAGAGCGAGGTGCGCCGCCGTGCGCTCGAGGTGATCGATTTCGTCGGTCTCAACCATGTGCGCAACGAGCTGGCCGGCAACCTCTCCGGCGGCCAGAAGAAGCTGCTCGAACTCGGCCGCACCATGATGACCGACGCACGGGTGGTACTGCTCGACGAGATCGCCGCCGGGGTCAACCGAACCCTGCTCGGCGAGCTGATCACCAATATCGAGCGCCTCAACCGCGAGCTTGGCTACACCTTCCTGGTCATCGAGCATGACATGGAGATGATCGCCAGGCTCTGCGACCCGGTGATCGTGCTGGCCCAGGGCCAGGTGATGGTCGAGGGCAGCATCGAAGAGATACGCAGCAATCCCGAGGTCATCGAGGCCTACTTTGGCTCTACCGCCGCCTGAGCGCGCCTGACCGATAACACCAACGACAACGCATTCGCAGGAAACCATCCATGCCTCTACTCGATGCACGGGACGTTCATGGCGGCTACGGCGGCATGAACATCCTCAATGGGGTCGAGATGTCGATCGAGGCCGATCAGATCGGCGTCATCGTCGGCCCCAACGGCGCCGGCAAGTCGACCATGCTCAAGGCGATCTTCGGCCTGCTCAACGTCAACCAGGGCGAGATCCTGCTGCGCGGCGAGCCCATCACCAACCTTGCGCCCAACAGGCTGGTGCACCTGGGCATGGGCTTCGTGCCCCAGGAGAAGAACATCTTCCCGAGCCTCACGGTGGAGGAGAACCTCGAGATGGGCGCTTTCATCCGTCCCGGCAACTTCCGCCGCATGCTCGAGCAGATCTACGACTTCTTCCCGCCGCTCAAGGAGAAGCGCAAGCAGCCGGCTGGCGAGCTCTCCGGCGGCCAGCGCCAGATGGTGGCGATGGGTCGCGCGCTGATGGTCGAGCCCAGCGTGCTGCTGCTCGACGAACCCACCGCCGGGCTCTCGCCGCTCTACATGAGCGAGATCTTCGAGCGGGTGAAGAAGATCAACGCGGCAGGTGTGGGCATTCTGATGGTCGAGCAGCACGCCCGCCAGGCGCTGGCCATCGCCCACAAGGGCTTCGTGCTGGCCGCCGGACAGAACCGCTTCACCGACAGCGGCGAGAACCTGCTCAACGATCCCGAGGTCGCCAAGAGCTTCCTGGGCGGCTGAGCGCCCGGCACAACAACAACCGTGGCAAGCGCTGGCGATTGCGCCATCTGCAGGAGAGGTCGCTTTGAACGAACTGGTATTTTTCATCAATAACGTGGTGGTGGCCGGCAGCGTGACCGGCTCGATCTACGCCATGGGGGCGATCGGCGTGACGCTGGTGTTCAGCATCATGCGCTTTGCCCACTTCGCGCATGCCGACATGATGACGCTGGGCGCCTTCATCGTGCTGCTGCTGACGCTGATGTTCCCTGAAGCGGGCGCCATGGTGGGTCTGCCTACCGCCATCGTCATGCTGCCCATCGCCATGCTGGTCACGGCGCTGGCGGCGGTGGGGATCGACCGCGCCTTCTACAAGCCGCTGCGCGCGCATGGCGTCAAGCCGATCGTCATCGTGATCGGCTCGCTGGGCGTGACGCTGATGCTGCAGGGGCTGCTGCGGCTGTTCGCCGGCACCAGCCCACAAAGCCTCTACATCGCCGAGCGCAAGGAGATCTACCGCCTCGAGCTGCCCTTCGAGGCGGTAACGCGACCGATCATCGTTACCGAGCCGCAGGTGATTTTGTTCGTGCTGGTGGCGGCGGCGGTGGTCGGCCTGCACCTGTTTCTGAGCCGCTCGCGGCTGGGCAAGGCGATGCGCGCGATGTCCGACAACCCCGACCTGGCCCAGGCCTCCGGCATCAACACCAACACCATCGTCGCGGTGACCTGGGTGATCGCCGGCTCGCTTGCCGCCATGGCGGGCACGCTGCTGTCGCTGGACGTCACCTTCAAGCCCGACCTGAGCTTCTTCCTGCTGCTGCCGATCTTCGCCGCCGCCATCGTCGGCGGCGTCGGCCACCCCTATGGCGCCATCGCCGGGGGCTTCGTGGTCGGCTTCGCCGAGACACTGGCGGTGTTCAACTGGGCGATCCTGCTGCGCCCCTTCCAGGAGCGCCTGCCGGAGTGGCTGGAGATCCCGCGCAACCTGGCCTTCGTGAGCACCGAGTACAAGATCGTGGTGCCCTTCTTCATCTTGATCGCCATTCTGGTGTGGCGCCCCACCGGCATCTTCAAAGGGAAGGTCCTCTAATGACAAGAACGCTTCCTGTCCGTGAGACCGTGCTGTTTATCGGTCTGTTCGTCGCCATCCTGGCAATCTACTTCTTTATGGGCGCGGCCTACAGCACGCGCATGCTGGTCGAGGCCGCCTGCTACGCGATCATCGCGCTGGGCCTGACCATCCAGTGGGGCTACGCCGGACAGTTCAATGCCGGCGTGATGGGCTTCGTGGCCCTGGGTGGCTTCTGTGCGATGTTCTTCAGCATCCCTGTCAACGACGCCTTCTGGGGTACCGAGCTGCCCGGCGAACTGGGCCGCGTGCTGCTCTACCTGGCGGCGGCGGTGCTGGTGGTGTACGGCGCCACCAAGCTCGACCGGCTCGGCGTGCCCAGGCGGCTGCGCACGATCATCGCCGTCACCTTGGCGGTGGTGCTCTATCTGGTGGTGATCAGTGCCATGCGCGAGGTGACCGACGAGATCCAGTCGCGGGCCGGCTTCATCGGCGGGCTAGGGCTGCCGGCGTGGATCGGCTGGATCGTCGGCGGGGCGCTGGCCGGCGCCATCGGCTACTTCATCGGGCATATCTGCCTGGGGCTCAGAAGCGACTACCTGGCCATTGCCACGCTGGGCATCGCCGAGATCATCAAGGCGTTTCTCAAGAACTCCGACTGGCTGACCCGCGGCACCGCCACCGTCTCGCCGTTGCCCTGGCCTACGCCGGGACCAAGCGAGCTCGGCTTCGTGCTGGCGCGCGCGCTTTACCTCTCGGTCACGGCGGTGATGATCGCGGCGATCTTCTTCCTGCTGCACCGCGCCTACCACGCCCCCTGGGGGCGCATGATCCGTGCCATTCGCGACAATGAAGTCTCGGCCGCGGCGATGGGCAAGGACATCAACCGACGCCGCCTGGAGATCTTCGTGCTCGGCTGCATCCTGATGGGCATCGGCGGGGCGGCGTTGACCAGCTTCAACGGCATCTTCGACCCGCAGGGCTTCCTGCCGCTCAACCACACCTTCCTGGTGCTGGTGATGGTGATCCTGGGCGGGCCTGGCAACAACCTCGGCACCATCTTCGGCGCCGTGCTGGTCTACATCATCTGGTTGATGTCCGAGCCGCTGGCGCTGTTTCTGATGAACGTCGCCATCTACATCGGCGAGGGCTGGTTCGGCTGGGAGCCGCCGGCCAATATCACCAGCCGTGCGCTGCAGGCGCGGGTGTTCGTGATCGGCCTGCTGATCTCGCTGGTGCTGCGCTACGCGCCACGTGGCCTGCTGCCGGAAAAGGTCCCTCACCACCACTGAGGTGTCCCTGGCTGCGATAACGCACCCGGCAGACGAACGAAGGCCCCGGCGGGTAACCGCCGGGGCCTTCGTTGCTACGGACCAGCCTTGCTGAACTTACAGATCCACGAAGCCCTTGCTGACGAAGCGGCCATCCTCGACGACCATTTCCACCACCACGCCGGGCACGTCGCCATTCTCGTCGAAGTCCTGGGTGCCGGAGGCGCCTTCGTAGTTGATCTCCTCTCCATCGGCGATCAGCTGCTTGGCCTTCTCCCACTCGCCGGGCAGGATCACCTCGCCGGGTGCGCTTGCCACGTCACGCAGCGCCTCGGCGAGCCCTTCGCGATCGGCGCTACCATTCTTCTCGATGGCAAGTGCCAGCAGGAAGGCGGCATCGTAGGCCTGGGCGGCGAACACCGCGCTGGGGTCGATACCCGCTTCCTCGGCCATCTCGGCGAAGCGATCGGTGCCGGGCATCTCGGGGCTACCCGGACGCGTGGCGATCATCCCCTCGAGCACATCGGCGCCCACCGCGTCGACCAGGCTGTCGCCGACCATGCCGTCGGCCCCCACGTACTGGGTGAACATGCCGCTCTCGTAGGCCTGGCGCAGCAGCGTCTGTCCGGAGCCATCGGCGTAGGCGAGCACCACCAGCGTCTCGACGCCGGTGGAGGAGAGCGAGCCAAGCTCGGAGCGGTAGTCGGCACGGCCATCCTCATGCGCCTCGTTGGCGGCGACCGTGCCGCCCTCGGCCTCGAAGGTGGCAGTGAAGGCATCGGCCAGACCACGACCGTAGTCGTTGTTGACGTAGGTCACTGCCGCTTCGTCGAAACCCTTGGCAAGCACCAGCTTGGCCAGCATCTCGCCCTGGAAGGCGTCGGAGGGCACGGTACGGAATACCAGGTCGTTGTCGTTCAGGTCAGTGACCGCCGGGGCCGTGGAGGCCGGCGATACCATCACCACCCCGCCGGGAATCGCCGCGTTGTTGGCTGCCGCCACCGTGGCGCCGGTACACAGCGCGCCGACGATGGCGGTCACGTTCTCGGTATTGACCATGCGATCCGCGGCGTTGGATGCCGCCGAGGCATCGGCACAGGTAGTATCGCCGCTGGGCATCGCCAGGGTCTGGCCATCGAGGATGCCGCCCTGCTCATTGACCTGGGCCACCGCCAGCTGGGCGCCATCGTAGATCGGGGGCGTCAGGCTTTCGATGGGGCCGGTGAAGCCACCCAGGAAACCTATCTTGACCTCGGCCTGCGCCAGTCCTGCAAAGGCCGTCGTGGCGGCAGCCACCGCCATCGCTAACAGAGCTTTCTTCATGATTGTTCTCGTTGTTGCCAGTTAGATGGGTACCGTCATTACTCTGGAAGCGTTCACGCAAAAACACAAGCGGTTCGTGCCAACGCTAATATTTGGCTATTCTTTGTTAAATGGATGATAAGGAAGCTGTTTTTTTCACTTCTTTTGCCAGCTCAGCGGGGCTTCAACGCAATACGACCAAGGAGAGGCAACATGACCGAGCTGACCGAACTGCACGGCAGCCGAGGCGACATCGGCCTGGCCCATGGTCGCCGGCACGCCGAGAAGATTCACCGCAGCATCCGCGTCTACGACCAGCTCTTCCAGGACTTCGTTGGCTGCGACTGGCCAGCGGCCACGCAGCGGGCACTGGCATTTCTACCGGCCATCGAGCGTCGCTTTCCGGCAATCATCGAGGAGGTGGAGGGCATCGCCCAGGGCGCAGGGCTCGAGCTTGCCGACATTCTGGCGCTCAACTGTCGCAGCGAGATCTCGCTGACCCAGGCCAGCGGCGGCTGCTCCGCCTTCGCCCTTCAGCGCGCGAGCACCCAATGGCTGGCCCAGAACTGGGACTGGCGTGCCGATCAGCTCGACAACGTGGTGGCACTGAGAATCGAGGCTGACAACGCACCCGCGCTGGTCACCCTCACCGAAGCCGGCATGGTCGGCAAGATCGGGCTCAATGCCCAGGGCATCGGCGTGTGTCTCAATGCGATTCGCTCGGAAACCTGCGGCGAGGGACTGCCGATTCACTTCGCCCTGCGCAAGATTCTCGAAAGCGAAGATTACGCCGCCGCCCGGCGCGTCATCGAGGAGGACCGGGTCGCCTCGCCCGCCCACTTCCTGCTGGCCTGCGGCCAGGGCCAGGCCAGCGGCTTCGAGGTGCACCCCGGCGCACCGGGAGAGCTGCCCGCCCGCAACGGCATCGTGACCCACACCAACCATCTCTATGCCGAATCGGTGACTGCCTGTGTTGCCGACTACCCGCGCCCCGACTCCCACATCCGCCTGGCCCGGCTCGACCAGCGCCTGGAGCAGCCCTTCGATGCCAGCCCCGAGGGGCTGTTCGACATCCTCAGCGACCATGAGCACAGCCCCATGTCGATCTGCTGCCACACCGATCATGAACGCCCCGAAGCCGAGCGGATGGAAACGCTCTTCTCCACGGTCATGAACCTGAGCGAGCGCACGCTCTACTGGCGGCACGGCAAACCTTGCCAGAACCGCGAGACACTGCGCATCCAGCTCTAGGCCGCGACACGCCATCGGCCCTTACTTGTCCAGCCACCGCGCGGTGCGGGTCGCAACCGCTTCCTGCGCTTCGAGCTCACCTTTCAGGTACTGCTCGGTGGTGCGCAGGAACAGCCGGCGAAACCGGTTGTGGATCGCCTCCTCGCGCTTGAGTGCCAGTAGATCCTGATCCTCCTCCTGCTCCTGGTGCGGATACTGAAGCGCCATGCGCACCGAGCCCGAGGTCGCATCGCAGATCTGCAGTGCAGGAAGAGCCGCCTGGGAAGGATTGATTCGGTATGCCATTACCGCCTCCGTGATAGTCTTTTTAAATGATAATAATTATCATTTTCAGAAGAGAATTTAGGCATACCCCAACCGCCTGTCAAGCATGCATCGGGAGATTCTATCGACCCGATAACTTTGTAAGGGATTTTTTTATTTTGTTGCTATGAAGAAATATACAGTAATAAATATTTTCTGCTTATTGTGAATACATGCATAAAGTCTATGACCGAGAGCGCCGATAAGACATTACCCCCTGCACTACATAAAAAGGTCCGACATGCCATTTATCACGCGTTCTCTCCGCCGCACCAGCGTCGGGGGAAAACTCTCGTTGCTGATTCTCGCACTGCAAATAACCGGTTTCATCGGCCTGGCGTTCTTCCTGTCACAGGCCAGCATCCGACAGATGAACACCGAAGTGGGTGATGGCATCCAGCGTCAGCAGCAGCAAGTGTCGGACATGGTGTCGCTGTTCGACCAGACCCTGCAGCAGCAAGCCGGCGACATGCTGCAGATATTTCTTGCCGATCTCGTCCCCATCTACGACCTGGTACCCACTCAGCGCATTACCGTGGGCGAGCGGCAGACCCCGGCATTGACCAACGGTGGCGAGGCCCTCAACGGCGAGTACTACCTTCCCGATCAATTCACTGCCCAGACCGGCGCGCCCATCACGTTCTTCGTCCGCGACGGCGACGATTTCGTGCGCGTGACGACCTCACTCACCAACGCCAGTGGCGAGCGTGTCGTGGGTACCCTGCTCGATCGCGAGAGCCGCGCCTATGCAAGCCTGGCGGCGGGTGAAGCCTACAGCGGTATTGCCGAGCTGTTCGGCACGCCCTACATCACCAAGTACGAGCCGCTGCGTAACCGCCAGGGCGAAGTGATCGGCGCCGCCTTCATTGGTGTCAATATCGTCAATGAGCTGGCCATGCTGCAGGAGCGGGTGCGCAGCATGACTTACTACGCAAGCGGCTATGCCATGCTGATCAATGCCAGCCCACAAGGCCAGGGGCAGGTGATTGTCGGCGGGCCGCATGAAGGAAGCTCGCTGCTGGAGCTGAAGACGACCGGCAATGAACCCGCCTTCACCGAGCTGTTCACGGCCCCCTCGGGCCAGATCGACTACGCCCTGGCTGGCAACGACACTCGCCAGCGCACCACCTACTACTTGGCCTACCCGGAGTGGGACTGGATCATCGCTAGTACCGTCTTCGACGACGAAGTGGAAGCGGGTATCGTCACGCTGCGCAACTGGGCCCTGCTCGCGGCCGTGCTGCTGGCACTTGGCGTTGCCGGCCTGCTCTATTTCGTTCAGAAACGGCTCATCGGCCGCCCGCTCGACAGGACGGTCGCCATGGCGCAGAACCTGGCCAAGGGTGACTTGTCGCAGCGCCACATGACGCAGCGTGAAGATGAGATCGGCAAGCTGATCACCTCGATGAAC
This DNA window, taken from Halomonas sp. TA22, encodes the following:
- a CDS encoding branched-chain amino acid ABC transporter permease, giving the protein MTRTLPVRETVLFIGLFVAILAIYFFMGAAYSTRMLVEAACYAIIALGLTIQWGYAGQFNAGVMGFVALGGFCAMFFSIPVNDAFWGTELPGELGRVLLYLAAAVLVVYGATKLDRLGVPRRLRTIIAVTLAVVLYLVVISAMREVTDEIQSRAGFIGGLGLPAWIGWIVGGALAGAIGYFIGHICLGLRSDYLAIATLGIAEIIKAFLKNSDWLTRGTATVSPLPWPTPGPSELGFVLARALYLSVTAVMIAAIFFLLHRAYHAPWGRMIRAIRDNEVSAAAMGKDINRRRLEIFVLGCILMGIGGAALTSFNGIFDPQGFLPLNHTFLVLVMVILGGPGNNLGTIFGAVLVYIIWLMSEPLALFLMNVAIYIGEGWFGWEPPANITSRALQARVFVIGLLISLVLRYAPRGLLPEKVPHHH
- a CDS encoding C45 family peptidase, producing the protein MTELTELHGSRGDIGLAHGRRHAEKIHRSIRVYDQLFQDFVGCDWPAATQRALAFLPAIERRFPAIIEEVEGIAQGAGLELADILALNCRSEISLTQASGGCSAFALQRASTQWLAQNWDWRADQLDNVVALRIEADNAPALVTLTEAGMVGKIGLNAQGIGVCLNAIRSETCGEGLPIHFALRKILESEDYAAARRVIEEDRVASPAHFLLACGQGQASGFEVHPGAPGELPARNGIVTHTNHLYAESVTACVADYPRPDSHIRLARLDQRLEQPFDASPEGLFDILSDHEHSPMSICCHTDHERPEAERMETLFSTVMNLSERTLYWRHGKPCQNRETLRIQL
- a CDS encoding ABC transporter ATP-binding protein, encoding MPLLDARDVHGGYGGMNILNGVEMSIEADQIGVIVGPNGAGKSTMLKAIFGLLNVNQGEILLRGEPITNLAPNRLVHLGMGFVPQEKNIFPSLTVEENLEMGAFIRPGNFRRMLEQIYDFFPPLKEKRKQPAGELSGGQRQMVAMGRALMVEPSVLLLDEPTAGLSPLYMSEIFERVKKINAAGVGILMVEQHARQALAIAHKGFVLAAGQNRFTDSGENLLNDPEVAKSFLGG
- a CDS encoding sodium-dependent transporter, translated to MSTHNVWTHKGTFLLAAVGSAVGLGNLWRFPYLTGENGGGAFILIYALTIFAVGIPILIAETMLGRTSRQSPIMGMRHLIKTHNTSRAWESIGWLGAASAFLILSFYSVIAGWAVHYTGLMFTGSLSGADAATIGASFDDLLASPWLLVLYHTLFIIASALIVGMGIHKGIEGGLRIMMPALFVILLVVLIYGVINGDIGAAAAFLFTFNFEDLSLEGWLQAMGQSFFTLSLGMGAIMAYGAYMSSEVSLTRTAIAVAFVDTAVAMVAGLAIFALVFGADLSPGQGPGLMFVSLPLAFAEMPFGGLVGGVFFILVLGAAISSSISLIEPVAAFLVERFDMTRPKAVGLMVAASWMMGLLTVVSFNVWAEGTIFHTLFGRSAFDFIELLTNIFMPLGGLLIALFAGWALTQSEVMKELRTSEAWFKTWRFLVRFIAPAAVSFVFLRTIPQVDGYLIPALGAAVIVGAFAAGRTFIVNSSNN
- a CDS encoding ABC transporter ATP-binding protein; amino-acid sequence: MSAIIDVSHVHKSFGGLKVINDCSISVEKGSITGLIGPNGAGKSTLFNIIAGALPLDSGHVTLDGEDITNLPANRLFHKGLLRTFQIAHEFSQMTALENLMMVPPHQEGEHLFSTWFKPARVREQESEVRRRALEVIDFVGLNHVRNELAGNLSGGQKKLLELGRTMMTDARVVLLDEIAAGVNRTLLGELITNIERLNRELGYTFLVIEHDMEMIARLCDPVIVLAQGQVMVEGSIEEIRSNPEVIEAYFGSTAA
- a CDS encoding ABC transporter substrate-binding protein is translated as MMKKALLAMAVAAATTAFAGLAQAEVKIGFLGGFTGPIESLTPPIYDGAQLAVAQVNEQGGILDGQTLAMPSGDTTCADASAASNAADRMVNTENVTAIVGALCTGATVAAANNAAIPGGVVMVSPASTAPAVTDLNDNDLVFRTVPSDAFQGEMLAKLVLAKGFDEAAVTYVNNDYGRGLADAFTATFEAEGGTVAANEAHEDGRADYRSELGSLSSTGVETLVVLAYADGSGQTLLRQAYESGMFTQYVGADGMVGDSLVDAVGADVLEGMIATRPGSPEMPGTDRFAEMAEEAGIDPSAVFAAQAYDAAFLLALAIEKNGSADREGLAEALRDVASAPGEVILPGEWEKAKQLIADGEEINYEGASGTQDFDENGDVPGVVVEMVVEDGRFVSKGFVDL
- a CDS encoding branched-chain amino acid ABC transporter permease; its protein translation is MNELVFFINNVVVAGSVTGSIYAMGAIGVTLVFSIMRFAHFAHADMMTLGAFIVLLLTLMFPEAGAMVGLPTAIVMLPIAMLVTALAAVGIDRAFYKPLRAHGVKPIVIVIGSLGVTLMLQGLLRLFAGTSPQSLYIAERKEIYRLELPFEAVTRPIIVTEPQVILFVLVAAAVVGLHLFLSRSRLGKAMRAMSDNPDLAQASGINTNTIVAVTWVIAGSLAAMAGTLLSLDVTFKPDLSFFLLLPIFAAAIVGGVGHPYGAIAGGFVVGFAETLAVFNWAILLRPFQERLPEWLEIPRNLAFVSTEYKIVVPFFILIAILVWRPTGIFKGKVL
- a CDS encoding methyl-accepting chemotaxis protein, yielding MLILALQITGFIGLAFFLSQASIRQMNTEVGDGIQRQQQQVSDMVSLFDQTLQQQAGDMLQIFLADLVPIYDLVPTQRITVGERQTPALTNGGEALNGEYYLPDQFTAQTGAPITFFVRDGDDFVRVTTSLTNASGERVVGTLLDRESRAYASLAAGEAYSGIAELFGTPYITKYEPLRNRQGEVIGAAFIGVNIVNELAMLQERVRSMTYYASGYAMLINASPQGQGQVIVGGPHEGSSLLELKTTGNEPAFTELFTAPSGQIDYALAGNDTRQRTTYYLAYPEWDWIIASTVFDDEVEAGIVTLRNWALLAAVLLALGVAGLLYFVQKRLIGRPLDRTVAMAQNLAKGDLSQRHMTQREDEIGKLITSMNGIGEGLSHIVSQVRSSTRSVNHAAEEITQSSQDLSSRTEQSAANLQETSASMEQITATVQNTAHSAQQANQLVQSTADIAKQGNSDMHKAQATMDDINASAARIGEIITLIDGIAFQTNILALNASVEAARAGEHGRGFAVVAQEVRTLATRSSDASKEIRVLVDESIVHTQSGATLVKGAAQTMEKILQGVERVSDMIGEISAGAKEQSDGILQINTAVTELDTMTQQNAAVVEQSSAASEEMRHQAGQLEKLMATFTLGADDLATLASQSSRPRSAQQLPQTPAPAIAKRKLPTTQADEWESF